CACACGGCCGGTGACCGCACTGGCCCACCAGTTCTCCTGGACGGTGGGGCTGGGCGCGCTGGCCGAAGGGCTGGGTTGTCGACCGGCGAGCCGCGACAGTGCCCGTGAGGCGTTCGCCGCGGGTCACCACTTGCTGGTGCTGCCCGGCGGCGATCTGGACGCCTTCAAGTCGTACAAGGACCGCAACCGCATCGTGTTCGGCGGGCGCAGCGGCTTCGCGAGGCTGGCCATGGAGCACGACTTACAGATCGTGCCGATCGTCACCGCCGGAGCCGGCGAATCGCTGCTGGCCCTGTCCAGCGGCCAGCGCCTGGCGCGGGCCTTGAAGCTGGATAAGACGCTGCGCCTCAAGGCGTTACCGATCAGCGTCTCGGTGCCGTGGGGTTTGAACATCGGTGCGGTCGGACTGCTGCCCTACGTGCCGCTGCCGACCAAACTGAGCACCCGCGTGCTGGCGCCGATGGTGCCCGCCGAGGGCGAAACCTCCGATGCGTTCGCCGAGCGGGTCCAGTCGGCGATGCAGAAGTCGCTGACCGACATGACCAAAAACCGGCGCCCCTTCCTGGGGTGAGCCCCATTGACCGGACCAAACCCTTCAGTTAGTGTAATGATCACTACAGGCATCCTAGGTCGGGTTGCGGCCTTGTCACTCTGCGTACCCGTGGACCGGCTCGCCGCGCGCGCAGCCCGTGCCCAGGGCTGAGGTGCCGGCGTCCGCGACGCGCGCTCGATAAGTGAGGCGAAACCGTATGTCTTCCTTCCTGTATTGGCTCGGTAGTCTGTTGACCCGACGCCGGGGCTGGGTGTTGGCGGCGTGGCTGTTGGTGCTGGCGGTGGCCGGCGGCGGCGCGGCGTTCAACACCGGGACCAACGACACCTTCGCCGTGCCGGGCACCCAGTCCCAAGACACCCTGGACTACCTGGGCCGGGTGTTCCCGCAGGTGTCGGGCAGCTCAGCGCAACTGGTGATCGTCGTCCCGCCCGGCAGTAACGTCACTGCACTGGCCGCACCGGCGACCGCCGTGGCGGTCACCCGACTCGCTGCCCTTGATCAGGTCGCTGCGGTGATCAACCCCTTCGACCCCGCGGCGGGGACCCATACACCCGCTGGAAGTCCCACACCGCGGATCCAGGCCCCGATCTCCACCGATCACCGGGCCGCTATCATCACCGCCCAGCTGCGTGTCGCGCTGACCGACGTGCACCCTGCCACCCGTACCCAGCTCACCACGATCGGCCATGACCTGGCCGCCGCGATCGGTCACGGCGCCACCGTCCACGTCGGCGGGCCAGCGTTTTCCAACCCGGTACCTAAGCTGAGCCCCACCGAAGGCATTGGCCTGCTGATCGCATTCGGGGTACTGCTGGCCGTGTTTGGATCGCTGATCGCAGCCGGGATGCCGCTGATGACCGCGATCCTGGGAGTGGCGATCTCGGTGGCGCTGATCTACACCGCCACCGTGGTGACCCCGGTGTCGTCGACCGCGCCGATGCTCGCGGTGATGCTGGGACTCGCGGTCGGGATCGACTACGCCCTATTTCTGCTGTCACGGCACCGCGACCAACTCGCCGAAGGCCTCGAGGTCGACGAGTCCATCGCCCGAGCCACCGCCACCGCCGGCTCGGCGGTGGTCTTCGCAGGTCTGACCGTCATCATCGCCCTGGTCGGTCTGGTCGTCGGACGCATCCCGTTTTTGACCACCATGGGCCTGTCCGCGGCTACCGCGGTGGCGATCGCGGTCGCGGTCGCGGTGACCTTGATCCCGGCCCTGATGAGCTTCGCCGGCGAACGCCTGCGCCCGGCGCCGCGGCGCACCACGTCTGGCGGCGGCGGGTGGGCGCGACGCTGGGTGCGCGCCGTCACCAAAATTCCCGCGCTCACCGTGGCGATCGTGATCGCCGCACTCACGGTGTGCACACTACCGACGACCCAGCTGCGTCTTGCGTTGCCCGACAACGGATCCGAAGAAGCCGGGAGTGCCGCACGCGACACATACGACACCGTCAGCCAGTTTTTCGGCCCCGGCTACAACGGCCCGCTCGTGGTGACCGCCGACATCATCGCCAGCACCGACCCGATCGGGGTGGTCAACACGATCGCCGAGCAGATCGCCCGGATGCCCGGGGTGGCGGCCGTCCCGCTGGCCAGCCCGGACCCCAAGGCCGACACCGGCGTCATCCAGGTCGTGCCCGCCGCCGCCCCGGACTCTGCGGCCACCGAGGATCTGGTCAACTCGTTGCGCGCCCAGCGCATCCACTTCCGGCAGGCCTACGGCATCGACACCGCTGTCACCGGGATCACCGCGGTCGGCGTCGATGTGTCCGCGCGCCTGGGCGCGGCCCTGCTGCCCTTCGGTGTGCTGGTCGTCGGGCTCTCACTGGTGTTGCTGGCCATGGTGTTCCGATCGATTTGGGTGCCCGTCAAAGCCGCCGCCGGCTACCTGCTGTCGGTCGGGGCGGCGTTCGGGGCCACCTCGTTCGTGTTCGGCCAAGGCCACCTGGCGGCGGCGCTGGGTGTTGAGCACACCGGTGCGGTGGTCAGCTTCTTACCGATCATCTTGATGGGTGTGCTGTTCGGGCTGGCCATGGACTACGAAGTGTTCCTAGTCTCCCGGATCCGGGAAAGCTATGTCCGGCACGGTGATCCGGGACAGGCCATCCAGGACGGATTCATCTCGGCCTCCCGCGTCGTGGTGGCGGCCGCGGTGATCATGTTCGCGGTGTTCGCCGCATTCGTGCCCGAAGGCAGCGCGATCATCAAACCGATCGCGTTCAGCTTGGCCGTCGGAGTGTTCATCGACGCGTTCGTGGTCCGCATGACCCTGGTTCCGGCGGTACTGGCGCTGCTGGGCCGCCACGCCTGGTGGCTACCGGGGGCCATCGACCGCCGGCTGCCGATCTTCGACGCCGAAGGCGATGGACTGATGCACGAACTGCGCCTGGCCGACTGGCCGACCCCCGACAGCGACGACGCGATCAACGCTGCCGGCCTGACCCGCACCGACGACCGCGGCCACGACGTCTACCGCGACATCAACCTCACCCTGGCCCGCGGGCACATCCTGGTCATTACCGGCGCCGGCCCGGCCGGCAAAACGGCGTTGCTCTATACCCTGGCCGCCCGCGTCGGACGCATCGACGGCGACCTCAAAGTTTTGGGATATGTTGTGCCCCAACACCTGCGCACCGTGCGCCGCCACGTCGCAGTGATTGACTGCCGCACCACCACCGACCCCGACACCGACGTCAACGCCGCACTGGGCGCCGACATCGCGCTGATCCTGCTCGACGACGTCGACCTGATCCTGCGCCCAGCCACCCGCGAGCACCTGCGCGCCGCACTGGCCGCGCGCACCACCGCCTCAGGACAGCCCGCCACATTCGTGCTGACCTGTCAGGACCCCGCCCGCATCGCCGACCTGCTGCCGGCCGACACCGGCGTCACCGACACCCTCGACCTGACCCTCGCCACGGTGGGAGCGCCGTCATGAACAGCACCGACCTTCGCGTGCGGCCCACCCCGCCCGACGCGGCGACCTGGCGAACCTGGGCGAGTCTGATCGTGCTGCCCGTGCTGGTGCTCACGCTGTTCTTGTGGGCCTTCTGGTCACCGCAGACCAACCACGGCGCCGCCACCGCGGCCGTGGTCAACGACGATCACCCGGTCACCATCGACGGCCAAACCCTGCCGCTGGGCCGCCAACTTGCCGCCAACCTCATCACCGCCCACGCCGCCTACAGCTGGGTCCTCACCGACGCCGCCGACGCCCGCAACGGGCTGGCCCGCGGCCGCTACGGCGCGGTGGTGTACATCCCATCAGACTTCTCGGCCAAGGCGACGTCCTCGGCCAGCCCGAACCCGCTAGCTGCCGGTCAGGCCCAGATACGAGTGCAGACCTCCAACGCCACCGGTGTGGCCGACCCCCTGGTCAGCACCCAGATCGCCGAAGTCATCCTGCACACCCTCAACCAGCAGATCGTCAAGACTTACCTCGACAAGGTCTACCTGTCGTTCTCGACCATTCACGACCAGCTCGACCACGCCGCCAGCGGCGCAACACAATTGGCCGACGGCGCCGACCAACTCAGCACCGGAGCCACTCAGCTGTCGACGGGAACCGCGCAACTGGCCGGCGGACTCAACGACGCCGAGGCCAAGCTCAACGATGCCCGCGCCGCGGTCAACGGCCTGCAACACCAGCTGCAAGTCCCGCCGCCACCATCGGGCGGGCCCCTGTCCCAAATCGAGCGCCTCGCCGCCGGCCTGGACAGTGCCGCCGTCGGCGCCACCAAGGTCAACGACGGCGCACACCAACTCGACAGCGGACTGCGCCAGTTATCCAGCGGCGCGCACCAATTGGCCGAGCAACTCGCCCGCGGCCGCGACCAGGTGCCCTCCTACGATCAAGCCCAACGCGAGCGCCTCACCAACGTCGCCGCCACCCCGGCCGTCGCGCTCACCGACACCACCGATCTAGGCGCCGCCGTGGCCGCCGTCGGCGTCACGCTGGCGTTGTGGAGCGCCGCGCTGGCCACCTACATCATCACCCGCGCCCTGCCCGCCGCCGTGCTGACCTCAAGAGAATCCACCCGCGCCATCGTGGCCCGCGCTGCCGCCCCGGGGGTCGCGGTCGCGCTGACCGCCGCCGCCGTCGTCACCGCAATCCTGCTGTCGGTCCTGCACCTCAGCCCCACCCGCTGGTGTGCCCTGCTGGGAGTGACCGCCTTGGCCGCGCTCACCTTCACCGCCCTCAACCAAGCCGCCACTGCGATACTGCGACGCCCCGGCCGCTTCCTTTGCATCACCGTGCTGGTGCTGGCCATCGTCACCAATCTGACCTCCACGATCCCGGCCACCCTGCACACCCTCGGCAGCTACCTGCCCACCCACGCCGCCGTGCTGGCGTTGCGCGGCGTCATCACCGGCTCCGACAGCGTCGGCGGCGGTATCGGGCAACTGATGGCCTGGCTGATCGGCGCCGCCGCCGCGACACTGCTGATCACCGAACACCGCCGTGCCCTGAGTAGCGCACAACTCCAGCTCGGACGGAACACGCCGCCGCTCGCTTGACCCCCGGCAGCCAGCTGGTGGCGTACTGCAGGCCGATCCCGTCGATGGCGCCGTTGATCGCGATCGTCGACACCGGTTGTGTCACAGAAAATCTCGCAGCAGGTCGGCGAAACGGTCGGGGTGTTCGAACTGCAGCCAGTGCCCGGCGCTCTTGACGATCTCCAGTCGCGCGTTGGGCAGCATCGCGGCATACCAGCGGCTGGCCTGCGGGTCGATGATGCGGTCGCTGTCGCCGTGTACCAGCAACACCGGGTGGGTGATGGTGGCCATGGTCTCAGCGGTGATCGGCAAGGGCCCGCCGGTAGGTGCGAACGTGGCACGGTGGGAGCGTTCCACCTCCGGGCGCGTCGCGCGCAGCATCCGCTCGGCGGCGATGCCCATAAGTTGGTCCCCGAAAACCCCGGAGTCGCTGACGAACTGGGTCAACAGCCGGCTCATCGCCTCCACAGACGGGTCGTCGTAGAACAGGATCAGCGAGACCAACCCGCGGGTTGGGGGCAGCGGCGCTCCGCCGGCGCCCATCAGTACCAGACGGCGCACCCGCTGCGGGTGTGCCAGCGTCAAGCACATGCCAACGATGGCGCCCATCGAGTTGCCGACGATGTCGACCTGATCGATCCCCAACTGGTCGAGTAGCGCGATCAGGGTGGCGACCCGCAAATCGGTGAACGCGGCGATACCCTGCGGCGGCGGATCGGGGTGGGTGGAGTCGCCAAACCCGATCACATCGGGAGCCAGGTTGTAGAAGTCACCGGCCAGGGCGGCCAGCAGGTTCTCCCAGTTGGTCAGGGCCGTGACACCGGGTCCAGATCCATGCAGCCACAGCACCGGTCGGCTAGCGGGGTCTCCTGAGGTGGACAGATGGAACCGGACATCGCCGACGGCCACATCCTGAGTGGTGATCGTCGATGTCGTCACAAGGCCGCCCCTACCGCGGCGTGCACGATGCCCGGCACCGGCGCATCGTCGGGGCGATAATGACCTGAGCTGCTCATCGCGTCGTAGTGCCCGGGCGGCCACGGTGAGCTGGTGTCGATCGTTTTTCCGCCCGAGCCGTACTCGATCTCAAAACCCGACGGCCCCCGCACATAGAACGAGTACATCTCGTCATTGGTGTGGCGGCCCAGCGTCATCGCGACGGGTAATCCACAGTTCTGCACCAGCTTCCACGCGGACTCGACAGTCTGCGGGTCCGCTACTTCCAGCATCAGGTGGTGAAAGCCACGCAGACCGGGCACCGCGGTGAACGCCAGGCTGTGATGGCGGGCATTGCAGTGCAGGAACCGCACCGTGATGCCGTCCTCGATGTCATCGGATATCCGAAAACCCAGTACATCGACGAAAAACTCGGTGGCCGCCTCGAAGTCGGGCACGATCAACACGCCATGGCCCAGACCCTGATCGCCGGTGACGAACGACACCCCAGCCCGACCGGGCACGAAAGCCTCAGCAGCGGCGGGGATTCCGTGCACGAGTTCGTGGCGGAAGCCGAACGGGTCGATAAACCATGCAGCCCCGTCGACGCCTCGGGCTTGGGCCAATGCGTCGTCGACATGGACTACGACACCCCGCGCGGATAGCCGCGCGGCGATTGCGGCCAGGTTCTCGGGGCCAGCGACCGACCAGCCAAGGTAAGCGACGTCGTTGGTGTCACCGGGATGGATCGCGATGCGCCACGGGGCGTCATCGCTGCGCAACCGCAGCGCGCCGTCACCATCTGGCTCGGCAACTTGCAGACCGAGAACGTCGGGGCCGAAGGTGGCCCACTGCTGATAGTCCGGTGAGGTGAACCCGATGTAGGACAGTGCCTGGATCACAGCACCATCTCCGGGGTCTTGGTGCCCATCAGCGAGCCGCCGACGGATTTGGCCAGCGGGTCGGCAACTAGATAAGCATGCCCCATGGCGGCTTGGATGTCCTGGAATCGGCGCTGCAGTGGGTGATTGAGGAACACCGAGCGGCCCGACGCGGCGCGCATCAGATCTCCAATCGCCGCCGCCACGAGTTCACAGCTGCGGTTGAGGTTCCAGCGGAATCGGCCTCGCTGCTCCATTGTCGCGATAACGCCGTCGAGAGCCATCTGCCACAGCGTGTCGACGTCGGTGTGCAGCATCGCCAGCGCGGCATCCAGCGTCCAGGTCGCCTCGGCCAGCCGGCGCTGGGTCAACGGATCATCGGCCTGCGCCAGGCCTGGCGGGATAACCCGGGTGGACGACTCCTGGGTCCAGCGCTGCACGAAACCGGTGGCTGAACCCAGCACGCTGGCGGCCAGTGCGATGTTGAAAACCACCGACCACGGCAGCAGATATAGCGGTCCGGGATTGACCTGCTGGCCGGGCAGGGGCTTTCCGAACGCGTAATCTAAATGTGATTGCGAACGGTGTTCGGGGACAAAGGTTTCTGCGACCACGATGTCTTTGCTGCCGGTGCCGCGCAGTCCTGCGACATGCCAGTTGTCCTCGATGCGGTACTGGTCGGCGTGCAGCAGAAACGACCGGTACTCGGACCCCTCCGGTCCGCGCAGGATCGCCCCGACGTTGACCCCCTCGCAGTGGTCACACCCCGAGGAGAAGGACCAGCGGCCCGATACCTGATACCCGCCGTTGACGCGCTGGGCCGTCCCGGTCGGGTTGTAGGACGACGAATGCATCCGTGCTGGCTCGTCGCCCCACATCTCCTGCTGGGCCTGATCCGGGAACAACGCCAGCTGCCACGGGTGCACCCCGATGACACCGGTCACCCAGCCCGCCGACGGCGAGGCCTTCGATACCTCGATGACGCAGTCGACGAACTCCCGCAGGGAGACTTCGCCGCCGCCGAACCGCGCTGGCTGCAAGGCCCGCAGAAACCCGATGTCCTGCAACTGTTTCCACACATTGTCCGGTAACTGGCGTAATTCGGCGGCCTCGTCCTCGGCGGCGGCCAGTTCCGGAGCGATCCGCTGCGCCTCATCGATTAGCGACATAGCCCACTTCCTCCTGTAGTGAGCGATACAATAAGGAAGGTTTGACGGTAAAGTCAAGAGCAGGAAAAACAGGAGGCCACCATGACCACCACCCCGGATAAACCCCGCCAGCGCCGCGTCAACGGCGAAGCGTCGAGGTTGAAGATCCTGCAAGCAGCAACCGAGATCGCCGCCGAGCGGGGCTACGAGGGCACCTCAATCGGGCTGGTCAGTGAGCGCTCAGGCCTGCCCGCAAGTTCGATCTACTGGCACTTCAAGGACAAAGACGCGCTCATCGCCGCCGTCATCGACCACAGCTTTGAGACCTGGCTTTCCAACGCCGGCATCGGACCAGAGCTTCCCGAAGGACCAATCGATGACCAACTCAAAGCGATGATGCAGGGCACAGCTAAAGCACTGCGGGAATCCTCGGACTTCCTGCGCCTCGGTCTGATGCTTACCCTGGAGCGACGCCCCGAAGAACCCACTGCCCGGCGCCGATTCCTGGCTGTGCGTGACGCGACCCTGACACGCACCATCGCAACGTTCGCCCGGCTGTTCCCCGACCTCGACGAGTCCGCGCTACGGACCCTCGCCACTTTCACTATGGCCACCGCCGACGGACTGTTCATCGTCAGCGAAATCGACGGCGACGGCGCCGACATCACCGCAGAATTCGACATGCTCGCCTCCGCCATCCATGGCGCTGTCACCCACCTGCGCAATCGTTGAACCGAAGCCGTTCAACGCCACTCGCCGCATCTGCACGACCAGCAGTGGCAGCACCCGACTCTCCCCTGTGCCCGCTGCACCCACTCCGTCTGGAACCCCCCGCGAGCGTGAGTAATCGAGCAGCTAGAAATCGCTTGGAAGTAACTGCGCATGTGATGTCAAATTTGAAGTGGTAGTGAGACAAGCCGATGTGCGTGCTGGGAGATTGGGCCTAGTGTAGGTTCTCGCGGCGCGCTTCAAGATCTCACGTTTAACTGTCGATGAACTTCAAAACTGAAGCGCCAGTGAGACTCAGAGATGCGGGTGCGGCTGAGAGGTGTGGGTTGCCCACTCCGCCGCTCTCGTCTAAACACCTCTTGGCGACTCCAAAGGCATGCGGTGCATGGGAAGCTCACTCGACGGTCTGGTGTTGTGTCGCAACCGATTCCATATCCTCACGACCAGTTTCATCTCGGCACTAGAATCCCAAAGGCGACGCCCGCTACTGCAGCCAGACTTGAGAACCGACAGACGGCACCGGGTCGAATCGAGAAACTTCTACCGCAGAACCGCCCTGCCGAACCAATGGCACAGCAGCAGGGCCACTTCGACATCGAGACGATCGTCGGCAATCGGTCGGCCCCGACGTTCGACTGCGCGGTTCACGCGATACTTGACGGAATTCGAATGTAGGTGCAATTCCTCAGCGGCAGCCTTATGGCTGGATCCGGTGCGCAGGAAAGTCCGCAACGTGTCACGCAACCGCTCGTCGGACTCGGTGTCGGAAGCGAGCGGACCGAGTACCTCCGTGATCCATGCGGAAGCCGCTTCGATGTCGTCGCCTAGCAGCGCGGCCATTTCCAGCCCAGGATCGCGGGGGGTGATGATCCGGTCGGTGACGATACCCGAAATGAGCGCTACTGAGCGGCCATGTTCCGCCTGCTGATGTGAACGGCGAAATCCGGCGATGTCGGGCAGTGGGTTACCGGCAGAGATCGACGGTGCGCTCGGTGTTGATTTGACGAACCGCCGGATCCTTTCCAACACATCCGGTTTCGATGCGCTAGGCATCGGGATCCAAGCCCATGCGGTCACTCGGTCCACTGAGATGAACAGCGGAGCCTCCTGGGAGCCCAGCGCTTTCGAGAGCTTGTGCACACATGCTTCCATCGCATCTAGCTCGCCGCCGTCGTCGGACTCGGCGCACCACACGACAATCCCGACGTGGATTCGGCGAAGCGGGTAGCGGATCGCAATGGCCGCCGCGTCGACGTCGACATCGCCACCGGCGAGCAACTCACGAACATGTAACGTGCGCAGGGTATTTCGGTTTCCTAACCAACGTTCACGTTCTTCCTGATAGGTGGCGAGCATCAGCTGCGAGATCAGGTCGATATAAGCGAAGGACACCCCCTCCATTTGCTCGTAGACCGCCAGGCGCAACGTGGGGTCGCTGACGTAGCTCCTGATCTCGTCGAGTACGAAGGCCAGCGCCGCGCGGTGGCCGAGGCGGTAGGCACGCACCAACGCGTCGGCGGACACTTCGCGCTGAGCTAGTCGACGGGCGTACTCGAGCGCGGCGGTCGGCGGTTCGATGTGTTCGACGGGGATGCCGTTGCGAATTGCCGAGAAGAACGTGTCGACGTTGGACGCGACAGTGTCACGCATCAACTGAATCAGCTGCGCATCGCCGTCCAGGTCAGTGATCTCGCTGACCAGCAGCTGCTGTATTGCCTGCGTAGCAGCCTCCAACTGGCTGTCCAGTCGGGCGGCGACCTCCGCAGCGGTCTTCACGATGATCGTCCGGTCGGTTCGACTTCCGTCGGCCCCCATGCTTCGACGGTAGTTGGACTTGTCCCCGGAAGACAATGGTGCGCTGATCGTTGTCCCCAGACGACGTCGACGCAGCGACGTGAGGTGAGTAGCTTTTTGGACAAGCGCGGCTGCCGTCATCACATGACCAGCGGACCCGAATCCAGCACCGCGCGTTCGGAATTGATTCTTGACCCATTGGCCCGCGTGCACGGCGGAAGGAGACCACATGCCCACCACTCGGCACACTCCCTCAGCCGCGTGCGCACGATGAGGTCGGCCATGATCGCGCGACCGGCCAAATCCCACACAGATGACAGGGCGGGGAAGGCGCTCTTCGAGTCGATGATCGAGGAACACCAGGAGCTCGCCGAGCGCATCCGCATGGCCATCATGGCCGGACTTCCCGTGTACCGGGCGATTCCGCACGAGACGCTCACGGCCGAGGTGGCCCTGCAGGTTCACCGCATCTTGTTGTCCGCCAGAGACACCCATGCGGACGTGACTGGCGACGAGCTAGCCGAGCTTGAAGCCATCGGTGAAGCACGCGCGCGCCAGGGCATACCGGTCGAGGACATGTTGCGCGCGTGGCGGATCGGAATTGGAGTCGTTCTCGGTTACGCACACGAGGTCGTCCAACGATTCACCATCGCGGACGTTCACATCCTGGAGTTCGTTGAGTCGGTGCTGCAGTGGTGCGATGTCGCCATGGTCGCCACGGCCAGGGCTCACCGCCGGGCCGAGCTGACACAGGCGATCGCCGAGGACGCCCGACGCACGGCATTTGTCCGGTCCGTGCTGCTGGGTACGGTCGCGGTCACCGAACTCGCGGTTCACGCCGAGGTCTTCGGGATCGACCCGGTCGGCGAGTATGTCGCGGTCCGGGCCCGGCTGGAGGACACGGCAGACCAGCATCGACTCGAACGGGAGTTGGGGTTTGACGACCCCGCTCAGCGGCGCCGCGGCCTGTGTGCGGTACTCGATGGTGACATCGCGGGCTTTTTGAGTGAACCGCCGCCGCACTCCATTGATGGGGTGGTCGGTTACGGCCCACCTGAATCGTTGAAGGGCCTCGCCGAGTCGTATCGCCTCGCGGCGCGAGCGCTGGTCACAGTCCAGGCATGCAACTTGCGGGGTGCTTATGACGTCGCGTCTCTGGGGCTGCGCGCGGCGGTGGCCATGGATGCCGACGTCGGTGAGTCGCTACGCCGCCGATATCTGGAACCCCTGGACGCGGGCGCCTCGGGCACGGAATTGACGGCGACGTTACGGGCGTACCTGGCCTGCGGCATGCACGTGGAGCGAGCTGCCAAGCGCTTGTTCGTTCATCAAAACACCGTGCGCTATCGACTTACCCGGTTCGAGGAGTTGACCGGCGAGAGTCTGCACGAGCCAGAGGTTCTACTCGGGCTTTGGTGGGCACTCGAGCGGTCGGGGATGCGCTTGTAATGGCCGCCAAAGTGGGACATGAAATCTCGGAGTTGGCTCCGAAGACGTCCATCCATAACCGACGGACACTCGACCGTATGTCCCTGCTGGCCTGCGGCGTGTTGACCGAAACCATTGAATCAACGAGTGGGAAGCGATGACTAGGACAACCCGGCCGCGTACCGGCCACCTGACGAACACGAGCGATTTGGCGCGCGAGGGGCAAGCTCCGGCGCTACGCGGCCCCAACGAGCGTTTCATGCGTTACGTGCAAAATCCCATCTGGAACTTCTTGTGCGACCACTACTTTCGTCTCGAAATCGACGGCTGGCACCGGATCCCGGATGAGACTTCGCTGCTGATCGGCATCCATTCCGGTGGTGCGCTGACCATGGACGCCTGGACCCTGGTGCACTCTTGGTATCGGCGATTCGAAGGACGCCGCATTTTGCACGGCACCGCTCACGACGTGCTGATGGCCGCCCCCCTGCTGGGCGACTACTTCAGGGCGGTCGGTGTGATCCCGGCGTCGCGCAGGGGAGTCACCGACGCCCTGGCTGCCGGCCAAGACGTCATTGTGTGGCCCGGTGGTGAGCAGGATGCCATGCGCAGCTGGCGTCATCGAGACAAGGCGATGCTGTTCGGCCGCAAAGGCTTTGTCCGACAAGCCATTCGCTCAGGTGTTCCGATCGTTCCGGTAGCGACGATAGGAGGTCACGACACCGTCTTCGTGCTTTCCGAAGGTAGATTCATCGCCCGCTGGACCGGTCTTGGCAAGCGGCTGCGTGGTGCGACGGCTCCGATCATCGCGGGTGTGCCATTTCCGCTCGCCATCGAGATCATGCCGGCACACCTGCCGCTACCGGCGAAGATCCGCAGCGAGTTCCTCGACCCCATCCACGTCGACACCGACCCCGAGCGTGCCGACGACAGTGCATACGTCGACGCCGTCTACGACCAGGTCCAAGGTGCGATCCAGGACGGCGTGAACCGCCTTGCCAAACGCCGCAGCTTCCCGGTGCTGGGGTGACCGGCAATGCCTGGGCACAAAGCCACCGAGGAGGCAATGCCA
The nucleotide sequence above comes from Mycobacterium vicinigordonae. Encoded proteins:
- a CDS encoding TetR/AcrR family transcriptional regulator encodes the protein MTTTPDKPRQRRVNGEASRLKILQAATEIAAERGYEGTSIGLVSERSGLPASSIYWHFKDKDALIAAVIDHSFETWLSNAGIGPELPEGPIDDQLKAMMQGTAKALRESSDFLRLGLMLTLERRPEEPTARRRFLAVRDATLTRTIATFARLFPDLDESALRTLATFTMATADGLFIVSEIDGDGADITAEFDMLASAIHGAVTHLRNR
- a CDS encoding PucR family transcriptional regulator, coding for MGADGSRTDRTIIVKTAAEVAARLDSQLEAATQAIQQLLVSEITDLDGDAQLIQLMRDTVASNVDTFFSAIRNGIPVEHIEPPTAALEYARRLAQREVSADALVRAYRLGHRAALAFVLDEIRSYVSDPTLRLAVYEQMEGVSFAYIDLISQLMLATYQEERERWLGNRNTLRTLHVRELLAGGDVDVDAAAIAIRYPLRRIHVGIVVWCAESDDGGELDAMEACVHKLSKALGSQEAPLFISVDRVTAWAWIPMPSASKPDVLERIRRFVKSTPSAPSISAGNPLPDIAGFRRSHQQAEHGRSVALISGIVTDRIITPRDPGLEMAALLGDDIEAASAWITEVLGPLASDTESDERLRDTLRTFLRTGSSHKAAAEELHLHSNSVKYRVNRAVERRGRPIADDRLDVEVALLLCHWFGRAVLR
- a CDS encoding PucR family transcriptional regulator, which encodes MIARPAKSHTDDRAGKALFESMIEEHQELAERIRMAIMAGLPVYRAIPHETLTAEVALQVHRILLSARDTHADVTGDELAELEAIGEARARQGIPVEDMLRAWRIGIGVVLGYAHEVVQRFTIADVHILEFVESVLQWCDVAMVATARAHRRAELTQAIAEDARRTAFVRSVLLGTVAVTELAVHAEVFGIDPVGEYVAVRARLEDTADQHRLERELGFDDPAQRRRGLCAVLDGDIAGFLSEPPPHSIDGVVGYGPPESLKGLAESYRLAARALVTVQACNLRGAYDVASLGLRAAVAMDADVGESLRRRYLEPLDAGASGTELTATLRAYLACGMHVERAAKRLFVHQNTVRYRLTRFEELTGESLHEPEVLLGLWWALERSGMRL
- a CDS encoding lysophospholipid acyltransferase family protein, which gives rise to MRYVQNPIWNFLCDHYFRLEIDGWHRIPDETSLLIGIHSGGALTMDAWTLVHSWYRRFEGRRILHGTAHDVLMAAPLLGDYFRAVGVIPASRRGVTDALAAGQDVIVWPGGEQDAMRSWRHRDKAMLFGRKGFVRQAIRSGVPIVPVATIGGHDTVFVLSEGRFIARWTGLGKRLRGATAPIIAGVPFPLAIEIMPAHLPLPAKIRSEFLDPIHVDTDPERADDSAYVDAVYDQVQGAIQDGVNRLAKRRSFPVLG